In Citrus sinensis cultivar Valencia sweet orange chromosome 2, DVS_A1.0, whole genome shotgun sequence, a single genomic region encodes these proteins:
- the LOC102612722 gene encoding probable aminotransferase TAT2, translated as MENESLLHQKLSLFGVNPKKEERHNDNKTTSSAVTIRGVLTSLKENLNEKDKRPVIHLGHGDPSAFPCFRTSTVAEDAVVDALRTAHYNCYSPTFGVPSARRGIADYLNRDLPYKLSPEDVYLTLGCSQAIEISLSVLARPGANILIPRPGYPLYEIHAAGSNNNLEARHYDLLPGKCWEVDLDGVEALADENTVAIVIINPGNPCGNVFSYQHLQKIARTARNLGIIVIADEVYNHLAFGSTPYVPMGVFGSIVPVISLGSISKRWIVPGWRLGWLVTSDPNGILQNSGFVDSIKGCLNAASHPVTFIQAAVPRIVDETNEAFFAKIIGLLKETADICYERIKEIPCLTCPVKPQGAMFVMVKLNVSMLEDIGDDLEFCLKLAKEESVIVLPGRTVGMKNWLRIAFAAEPATLEDGLGRIKAFCQRHAKKQ; from the exons ATGGAAAACGAGTCTCTCCTTCATCAGAAATTGAGTCTTTTTGGTGTTAACCCGAAAAAAGAGGAGCGCCACAACGACAACAAGACCACTTCTTCAGCCGTTACCATTCGAGGAGTCCTCACTTCCTTAAAAGAGAATCTGAACGAAAAGGACAAGAGACCCGTCATTCACCTTGGCCACGGCGACCCCTCGGCGTTTCCTTGCTTTCGGACAAGCACCGTAGCCGAAGATGCCGTCGTCGATGCTCTCCGGACTGCCCACTACAACTGCTATTCGCCCACCTTTGGTGTTCCTTCTGCTAGAAG GGGCATAGCTGATTATCTGAACCGTGACCTCCCATACAAGTTATCACCGGAAGATGTTTATCTCACACTTGGATGTAGCCAAGCAATCGAAATATCATTATCGGTCCTCGCTCGTCCTGGTGCCAATATTTTGATTCCAAGGCCCGGCTACCCTTTATATGAAATTCATGCAGCAGGGAGTAACAACAACCTTGAAGCTCGCCATTATGATCTTCTTCCTGGAAAGTGTTGGGAAGTGGATCTTGATGGAGTTGAAGCCCTTGCAGATGAGAATACAGTTGCCATTGTCATCATAAACCCTGGCAATCCATGCGGAAATGTCTTCAGTTACCAACATCTGCAGAAA ATTGCGCGGACAGCAAGAAATCTTGGGATTATTGTGATTGCTGATGAAGTTTACAATCACCTTGCATTTGGGAGCACGCCTTATGTGCCAATGGGAGTTTTCGGGTCAATTGTGCCTGTTATCAGTCTTGGGTCTATATCAAAGAGATGGATTGTTCCTGGCTGGCGCCTCGGATGGCTTGTGACAAGTGACCCCAATGGCATCCTTCAAAATTCAGGATTTGTTGATTCTATAAAGGGCTGTCTCAATGCAGCCTCTCATCCTGTAACCTTCATTCAG GCAGCAGTGCCCCGTATAGTTGACGAAACAAATGAGGCTTTCTTTGCGAAAATCATTGGCTTACTAAAAGAGACTGCAGACATATGCTATGAAAGAATTAAGGAGATTCCTTGCTTAACCTGCCCAGTGAAACCACAAGGGGCCATGTTTGTCATG GTGAAGCTGAACGTTTCGATGCTTGAAGACATTGGTGATGACTTGGAATTCTGTCTCAAACTTGCTAAAGAGGAATCAGTCATTGTTTTACcag GGCGAACTGTGGGAATGAAAAATTGGCTCCGCATAGCTTTTGCGGCCGAGCCTGCAACTCTTGAAGATGGCCTTGGGAGGATAAAAGCTTTTTGTCAAAGGCATgccaaaaagcaataa
- the LOC102612421 gene encoding nicotianamine aminotransferase 1-like isoform X1, whose translation MENGAENKWGFEDKQEHKAAPAVTVKTSLASIIDSVNKNDPRPVVPLGYGDPTAFPCFRTAVEAEDAIVDALRSGKFNCYATNSGIPPARRAIADYLSRDLPYKLSADDVYVTLGCKQAVEVILSVLARPGANVLLPRPGWPYYEGIAQRKQLEVRHFDLLPERNWEVDLDAVEALADKNTAAMVIINPGNPCGNVFTYHHLQEIAEMARKLRVMVVADEVYGHLTFGSIPYTPMGLFGSIVPVITLGSISKRWLVPGWRFGWLVTNDPNGIFQKSGIIDSIKDCLTIYSDIPTFIQGAIPQILEKTKEDFFCKLIDTLRESAEICYDGVKEIPCISCPNKPEGSMVTMVKLNPWLLEDINDDIEFALKLAKEESVIVTPGIYVGLKNWLRIAFCAEPSALKDGLGRMKAFCQRHTKKH comes from the exons atggaaaacgGAGCAGAAAACAAATGGGGTTTTGAAGATAAACAAGAGCATAAAGCTGCTCCTGCAGTTACGGTTAAAACCTCCCTTGCATCCATTATTGACAGCGTAAACAAAAACGACCCGAGACCTGTTGTTCCTCTTGGCTATGGTGACCCAACAGCCTTCCCCTGCTTCCGTACAGCTGTTGAAGCTGAAGATGCCATCGTTGATGCCCTCCGATCAGGCAAGTTCAATTGCTATGCCACCAATTCTGGTATTCCCCCTGCTAGAAG GGCAATTGCGGATTATCTCAGTCGTGACCTCCCGTACAAGTTATCAGCAGATGATGTTTATGTTACACTTGGATGCAAGCAAGCAGTTGAAGTTATACTATCAGTACTTGCACGGCCTGGTGCCAACGTTTTGCTTCCAAGACCAGGCTGGCCATACTATGAAGGTATTGCACAGCGTAAACAACTCGAAGTTCGCCATTTTGATCTTCTTCCAGAAAGGAATTGGGAGGTTGATCTTGATGCAGTTGAAGCACTTGCCGATAAGAATACTGCTGCCATGGTTATTATAAACCCCGGTAACCCTTGTGGAAATGTATTCACTTACCATCATCTGCAAGAG attGCAGAAATGGCAAGAAAACTCAGGGTTATGGTCGTTGCTGATGAAGTTTATGGCCATCTCACATTTGGGAGTATTCCATATACGCCAATGGGATTGTTTGGATCAATTGTACCTGTAATTACGCTTGGATCTATATCAAAGAGATGGTTAGTTCCCGGTTGGCGTTTCGGTTGGCTTGTGACAAATGATCCTAACggcatttttcaaaaatctgGG ATCATTGATTCCATCAAGGACTGTCTCACTATTTACTCCGATATCCCGACCTTCATTCAG GGGGCAATTCCTCAAATCCTTGAGAAAACAAAGGAGGATTTCTTTTGTAAACTTATCGACACACTAAGAGAGTCTGCTGAGATATGTTATGATGGGGTTAAGGAGATTCCTTGCATAAGTTGTCCAAACAAACCAGAAGGATCCATGGTTACGATG gTGAAGTTGAACCCATGGCTGTTGGAAGACATTAATGATGACATAGAATTCGCTCTCAAGCTTGCGAAAGAGGAATCCGTCATTGTTACACCAG GGATCTATGTAGGGCTCAAAAACTGGCTCCGAATCGCTTTCTGCGCCGAGCCTTCAGCTCTTAAGGATGGTCTGGGGAGGATGAAAGCCTTCTGTCAAAGGCATACCAAGAAGCATTAG
- the LOC102612421 gene encoding nicotianamine aminotransferase 1-like isoform X2 encodes MENGAENKWGFEDKQEHKAAPAVTVKTSLASIIDSVNKNDPRPVVPLGYGDPTAFPCFRTAVEAEDAIVDALRSGKFNCYATNSGIPPARRAIADYLSRDLPYKLSADDVYVTLGCKQAVEVILSVLARPGANVLLPRPGWPYYEGIAQRKQLEVRHFDLLPERNWEVDLDAVEALADKNTAAMVIINPGNPCGNVFTYHHLQEIAEMARKLRVMVVADEVYGHLTFGSIPYTPMGLFGSIVPVITLGSISKRWLVPGWRFGWLVTNDPNGIFQKSGIIDSIKDCLTIYSDIPTFIQVKLNPWLLEDINDDIEFALKLAKEESVIVTPGIYVGLKNWLRIAFCAEPSALKDGLGRMKAFCQRHTKKH; translated from the exons atggaaaacgGAGCAGAAAACAAATGGGGTTTTGAAGATAAACAAGAGCATAAAGCTGCTCCTGCAGTTACGGTTAAAACCTCCCTTGCATCCATTATTGACAGCGTAAACAAAAACGACCCGAGACCTGTTGTTCCTCTTGGCTATGGTGACCCAACAGCCTTCCCCTGCTTCCGTACAGCTGTTGAAGCTGAAGATGCCATCGTTGATGCCCTCCGATCAGGCAAGTTCAATTGCTATGCCACCAATTCTGGTATTCCCCCTGCTAGAAG GGCAATTGCGGATTATCTCAGTCGTGACCTCCCGTACAAGTTATCAGCAGATGATGTTTATGTTACACTTGGATGCAAGCAAGCAGTTGAAGTTATACTATCAGTACTTGCACGGCCTGGTGCCAACGTTTTGCTTCCAAGACCAGGCTGGCCATACTATGAAGGTATTGCACAGCGTAAACAACTCGAAGTTCGCCATTTTGATCTTCTTCCAGAAAGGAATTGGGAGGTTGATCTTGATGCAGTTGAAGCACTTGCCGATAAGAATACTGCTGCCATGGTTATTATAAACCCCGGTAACCCTTGTGGAAATGTATTCACTTACCATCATCTGCAAGAG attGCAGAAATGGCAAGAAAACTCAGGGTTATGGTCGTTGCTGATGAAGTTTATGGCCATCTCACATTTGGGAGTATTCCATATACGCCAATGGGATTGTTTGGATCAATTGTACCTGTAATTACGCTTGGATCTATATCAAAGAGATGGTTAGTTCCCGGTTGGCGTTTCGGTTGGCTTGTGACAAATGATCCTAACggcatttttcaaaaatctgGG ATCATTGATTCCATCAAGGACTGTCTCACTATTTACTCCGATATCCCGACCTTCATTCAG gTGAAGTTGAACCCATGGCTGTTGGAAGACATTAATGATGACATAGAATTCGCTCTCAAGCTTGCGAAAGAGGAATCCGTCATTGTTACACCAG GGATCTATGTAGGGCTCAAAAACTGGCTCCGAATCGCTTTCTGCGCCGAGCCTTCAGCTCTTAAGGATGGTCTGGGGAGGATGAAAGCCTTCTGTCAAAGGCATACCAAGAAGCATTAG